The following are from one region of the Carassius auratus strain Wakin chromosome 43, ASM336829v1, whole genome shotgun sequence genome:
- the LOC113061300 gene encoding uncharacterized protein LOC113061300 translates to MEHMASRQGETERELAALRMTVAPRTPLPDPRAQATQLIPKMTAHDDVETFLQMFEAITAWEVWPRVGADAHAVQRICDHFHWPGLEAEVKRFCQACPTCQRTSPRTPPPSPLIPLPIIEVSLYRHGKDWPCHLRGTVGPPQRGPTVPHEYSKALGQNRGPACSPRSVTSRGCGHGPPPLGLPKIRAATPGQSVHVFSPQPGRTHVLKQDIHTAPGVIIWQQPYHVPEARQHAIEEEVQEMLRLGTIEPSRSPWSISIIMVPKPNGIFHFCNDFRRLNEVSEFNGYPMPRVDELLDHLGRARYISTLYLTKGYWQVPLNRAGQAEDGVLDPQWPLAIPGPTLRPAWGSRHLPVVN, encoded by the coding sequence atggagcacatggcctcccgacaagGTGAAACGGAACGAGAGCTTGCCGCCCTCCGCATGACGGTCGCCCCGCGAACTCCGCTACCTGACCCCCGAGCCCAGGCTACCCAGCTCATCCCGAAGATGACGGCGCATGATGACGTCGAGACGTTCCTTCAGATGTTCGAGGCGATCACCGCCTGGGAGGTGTGGCCAAGGGTGGGCGCGGATGCACACGCTGTCCAACGCATATGCGACCATTTCCACTGGCCAGGCCTGGAGGCTGAGGTGAAGCGCTTCTGTCAGGCCTGTCCCACCTGTCAACGGACGTCTCCACGTACCCCTCCCCCCAGCCCACTGATTCCGCTGCCCATCATTGAGGTGTCCCTATACCGCCACGGAAAGGATTGGCCCTGTCACCTACGTGGTACAGTTGGTCCTCCGCAGAGAGGACCAACTGTACCACATGAATATTCTAAAGCACTGGGTCAGAACCGGGGCCCAGCTTGCAGCCCTCGCTCAGTGACCTCCCGTGGCTGTGGACATGGACCCCCACCTCTCGGCCTCCCAAAAATTAGAGCTgcaacacctggtcagtcagttcatgtgttctctccccagccAGGGCGGACCCATGTACTCAAGCAAGATATCCACACAGCACCCGGAGTGATCATCTGGCAGCAGCCCTATCATGTTCCGGAGGCTCGGCAACATGCCATTGAGGAGgaggtacaggagatgttgaGGTTAGGGACCATCGAACCATCACGCAGCCCCTGGTCCATCTCCATCATCATGGTTCCAAAGCCCAATGGCATCTTCCACTTttgcaacgacttccgccgcctaaacGAGGTCTCGGAGTTTAACGGCTACCCAATGCCGCGGGTCGATGAACTCTTGGACCACCTGGGAAGGGCCCGTTACATTTCGACCCTCTACCTCAccaagggctactggcaggtccCCCTTAACCGAGCTGGCCAAGCCGAAGATGGCGTTctcgacccccagtggccactggcaataCCAGGTCCTACCCTTCGGCCTGCATGGGGCTCCCGCCACCTTCCAGTGGTTAATTGA
- the LOC113061864 gene encoding serine/threonine-protein kinase PKH2-like, whose amino-acid sequence MGLLSKLKEATGSECVREPCVHPRDSPIMTENHQPAPVGSLESDGGRSMKSFWKWAVLHFPSSRRGTYDLAKAEEKYGTEAEIQWRDNDDPAPEDLLAAEEQQKHSVLDKNQSELCVHPKDGPITSESRHPHVSEIDGGREKEGSEEKKKKKKKSFWKWPALHFPCIGAGTYDLAEVEEKHWIEAGTHWRDSDDPAPEDLLAAEEQQKHSVLDKNQSELCVHPKDGPITSESRHPHVSEIDGGREKEGSEEKKKKKKSFWKWPALHFPCIGAGTYDLAEVEETHCTEAGTHWRDRDDQSVHEQCVQPKDSPTRSEETPVTPVENDGGRTEAGTEEVLLTTEQQLVQDILDKGHIHKQYEIGRMLGEGGCGSVYEGTRCEDGLKVAVKCSEKTPDMSYISVPGHPNRLPMEIGLMLMANNGPSVSQIIKLLDWEDDTDHYVIVMERPVPCVDLFTFVDDEEKLDEGIARNIMRQIIDAAQTCCDRGVFHRDIKLENILVNQDTMEVKLIDFGCGTVMKKSTFESFSGTKEYCPPEFNLKGRYQAKPTTVWTLGFILFEMVCGECPTSYDHHKISVNLWTRPGLSKECRQMICDCLQPDPEKRLSLDEMHLHDWFKVTE is encoded by the exons ATGGGACTGCTTTCAAAACTAAAAGAAGCGACTGGTTCGGAGTGTGTACGAGAACCCTGTGTACACCCCAGAGACTCCCCCATCATGACGGAGAACCATCAACCGGCGCCGGTTGGTTCTCTTGAGAGCGATGGAGGGAGATCGATGAAGAGCTTCTGGAAGTGGGCCGTTCTTCACTTTCCTTCCAGCCGAAGGGGAACATATGACCTGGCCAAAGCCGAGGAGAAATACGGGACAGAGGCGGAAATTCAGTGGAGAGATAACGATG ATCCAGCTCCTGAAGACCTCCTTGCTGCTGAGGAACAGCAGAAACACAGCGTCCTGGACAAGA ACCAGAGTGAACTCTGCGTACATCCCAAAGACGGCCCCATCACATCAGAGAGCCGTCATCCTCATGTGTCTGAGATTGATGGAGGAAGAGAGAAGGAAGGGAgcgaggagaagaagaagaagaagaagaagagcttcTGGAAGTGGCCTGCTCTTCACTTTCCTTGCATTGGAGCTGGAACATATGATCTGGCCGAAGTGGAAGAGAAACACTGGATAGAGGCGGGAACGCACTGGAGAGATAGCGATG atCCAGCTCCTGAAGACCTCCTTGCTGCTGAGGAACAGCAGAAACACAGCGTCCTGGACAAGA ACCAGAGTGAACTCTGTGTACATCCCAAAGACGGCCCCATCACATCAGAGAGCCGTCATCCTCATGTGTCTGAGATTGATGGAGGAAGAGAGAAGGAAGGGagtgaggagaagaagaagaagaagaagagcttcTGGAAGTGGCCTGCTCTTCACTTTCCTTGCATTGGAGCTGGAACATATGATCTGGCCGAAGTGGAAGAGACACACTGTACAGAGGCGGGAACGCACTGGAGAGATAGAGATG ACCAGAGTGTACACGAACAGTGCGTACAACCCAAAGACTCCCCCACCAGGTCTGAAGAGACGCCTGTTACTCCTGTTGAGAACGATGGAGGGAGAACGGAGGCAGGGACAGAGGAAGTCCTCCTCACTACTGAGCAACAGCTCGTGCAGGACATCCTGGACAAGG GCCACATTCACAAGCAATATGAAATCGGCCGCATGCTTGGTGAAGGAGGATGTGGCAGTGTTTATGAAGGGACTCGCTGCGAGGATGGACTTAAG GTGGCTGTGAAATGTTCAGAGAAGACGCCAGACATGTCATATATCAGTGTG CCTGGTCATCCCAATCGTCTGCCAATGGAGATTGGCCTGATGCTCATGGCCAACAATGGCCCCAGCGTTTCCCAGATCATTAAGCTGCTCGACTGGGAGGATGACACAGATCACTACGTGATAGTCATGGAGCGACCAGTGCCTTGCGTGGATTTGTTTACTTTCGTGGATGATGAAGAAAAGCTTGACGAGGGGATTGCAAGAAACATTATGCGGCAGATCATTGATGCCGCTCAAACTTGCTGTGATCGTGGCGTCTTCCACCGTGATATAAAACTGGAGAACATCTTGGTGAACCAGGACACCATGGAGGTCAAATTAATTGACTTCGGGTGCGGGACAGTCATGAAGAAATCTACCTTCGAATCCTTTAGTG GCACGAAAGAGTACTGTCCACCTGAGTTCAACTTGAAGGGCAGGTACCAAGCAAAGCCAACCACAGTGTGGACACTAGGGTTCATCTTGTTTGAAATGGTGTGCGGGGAATGCCCTACATCCTACGACCATCACAAGATCAGTGTGAACCTCTGGACCAGACCTGGCTTGTCAAAAG aaTGCCGCCAGATGATTTGTGATTGTCTGCAGCCTGATCCAGAGAAGAGACTCAGTCTGGACGAGATGCATCTCCATGACTGGTTTAAG GTCACAGAGTAA